The Labilibaculum sp. sequence GATCCCATTAAACATTAAAGAACTGGAAAAGGCATATGTCCTTTCCTCAGCCTCAGGTTTGCAAAGCAGATTAAAAACAGGAGGATTAAGCTATATCAATAGCGGACCTCGAAATGTTGGTGGAAGAACCAGGGCTCTGGCTGTTGACATAGCAAATGAAAATATAATTCTTGCTGGAGGAATAACCAGCGGGATGTGGAAATCAACCGATAACGGTGTTAGTTGGACCCGAACAACAAAGCTTGAAGACCACCCTAGTGTAACTTCTATTGCACAAGATCCAAACAACACTGCAATCTGGTATTATACAACCGGAGAACTAATAGGTAATTCAGCATCGGCAGGTGGCGCTCCTTACCGGGGAAATGGGCTGTTTAAATCAACGGATAACGGCGACAACTGGACATCTTTAGCCTCTACCGCATCCAACACATCTGAAATATATGATGCTTTTGATTATATCTGGAATATATGCGTTGACCCGAACAACAGCGATGTATATGTTGCAACTGCTGATGGTATTAAACGTTCTACAGATGGAGGAACTACATGGGCTGATGCTATCGCGTCAGATTCCTATTATGAAGATATTATCTGTACTCCCAGCGGGATTAAGTACGCTTCTTTAAGTGCCGATGGTACAACAAAAGGAATCTACAGATCGGTAACAGGAAATTTAAATGAATGGGAAGACATTACTCCTAGTGGATTTTCTGCAGATTATAACAGAGTGGTACTAGCACATGCACCAAGTAATACGACCAATGATATTGTTTATATTTTAGGTGAAACAATAGGAGCAGGTTTTCAGGATCACAGTTTTTGGAAATTGACTTATAATGCTGCCGCAACAACTCCGGCAACATGGGTAGACCGGTCACAAAATCTACCGGAAGGTGGCGACGGGGACACAGATGTAAATGGTTACAACTCACAGGGGTCTTACAATATGGTAATAAAAGTTGCTCCGGATAATGAAAATATGGTATTTATCGGCGGCACTAATCTGCTTCGTTCCGATGATGCTTTTGCTACAAAAGCAAGTCCTTTAAGTGTTGGGAAATCGACCGATGAATCAAAAACCTACTGGATCGGAGGCTACGCTACCGAAAATAATATTAGTCAGTATCCAAATCATCATCCGGATGTACATGCATTAGTATTTAAGAATGATAATGCAACATTACTATGCGGACACGATGGTGGAATAAGCATTACGAACAACTATAAACAAACAGACGATACATTTTCTGAAACAGCAGGAGACAAAAGCATGCCTGTTGATTGGGAATTTCTGAACAATGGCTACCTAACAACACAAGCTTATACAGTCGCTGTTGATAACGATATAAGAACAAACAAAGTATTACTTTCCGGATTTCAGGACAACGGTACCTGGCTTGCTGAAACTTCCGATTCTGATAAAGATTGGTTAGCCTGGGGGTCAGGCGACGGCAGTTACTGCAGTATTTTTAATTTAGGTACCAGTATCTACTCTTCTTCACAAAGCGGCACCACTTACCTTGAAAATAACGTAACAGATGAGGCAAGTTACTATTGGACCCGTGTTGATCCAGAGGGAGCAACCGGACAATTGTTTATCAATCCATTTGTTGAGGATGCCAACAACAGTGAAATTTTATACTATGCTGCAGGACAATACATCTGGAGAAATTCCAATATTTTTGAAATTCCAAAACTACAATCCAATGAAGCCAATATAAATTGGGAAAAACTGGAAATATCAAAAGCAAGCGGAACTGTATCGGCAATGGAATCCTCAACCTTCCCTGCTCACATTCTGTATTATGGAACATCAACAGGAAAAATTTATAAAATTGAAAATTCGCACTCGAAATGGGCAAAGAAAAACGACATTACAGGAACAAATATGCCAGCTGGAAATGTAATTTCTATTGATGCAAACCCTTTAAATGCGAATGAAGTATTGGTCGGATTTTCCAATTACGGAATTGAAAGTATATTTAGTACTACCGATGGGGGAACCACCTGGACTCCTGTAAGTGGAAATCTGGAAGAAATAAATGGTGAGAACAATGGTCCGTCCATCCGCTCAGCAGCTTACATGGTTTCACCAACTGACACTACCTATTATGCAGGTACCAGTACCGGTTTGTACAGTACAACAAAACTTGAGGGAAGTTCTACTATCTGGACACAGCAAGCAATTAACCAAATCGGAACCAGCGTTGTTTCAATGATAAAAGCTCGCAGAGATGGATTCTTTGCTGTTGCAACTCATGGTAATGGGGTATTTACAGCTGATGATGATTTTAGCTCTGCTGCTCCTGTTGCACTAATTGGAATGACAAAAGATTCTATTCAAATAGGAGAAGCAGTTGATTTCATGAACAGAAGTATTGGCGATGGGTTTACCAAGTGGGAATGGACATTTGAAGGAGCCGAAACAACAACTTCGGCCGACGAACATCCCCGGGCAATTGTCTACAAAACTCCAGGTGTTCATTCGGTGACATTAACTGCAGCAAATGCTGCTGGTTCAAATACTCAAACAATTACCTCCGCTATAATTGTAAAAACAGTTGGCGCTAAATTTACTGCCAGCGCTACAAATATTAATGTGGATACGCAAATTACATTTACTGATCAAACCGTTGGGACACCCACATCCTGGAACTGGAGTTTCCCGGGTGGAACGCCTGAAAGTTCAACAGAACAAAATCCTGTTGTTACCTACAGTACCGTTGGTACATTTGACGTGACATTGGTTGTTCATGATGCTGAATTCAACGACACAGAAATTAAAACAGGATACATTACCGTTCTTGATGCCGATGATTTTGATGATGATTTGCTTTACAATATAGAAGGTGAATTTGAGAATCAATTGACTCAATATATATTTACCGGCGATAATGATGGCTATATAACAGGACAAACGAACCTGAAAATTGATCAATACGCTGAGAAATTTGAGATGATAAATCCTAATTTAAATGCAGTTAAACAGATCAAAATTATGCCATCTTTACTGCAGTCAAATTCCGCTGATCCGCATATAATTATTAAAATTTGGAACGGATCCAATGAACCTACCAATGAAGTCTACTCTAAATCTGTTCCCTTTACAGAATTGGTGGCAGGAGAATTTAATGACATCGAACTGGATTTCCCTGTTGCTGTTGACAAGAATTTCTTTGTAGGCTACGAAGTTTTATACGAAATGCCCATTGACACATTTGCCGTTGCTCACCTGCCCTTACAAGCAGATGCCGAATGGGCCAATACTGCATACATGCATTACAATAATGCATGGGAACCTTATAACGAAGTATTTGGAAACAATACCTCCCTGGCCATAAAAGCCTTGGTTGGGTTTAGTGATGTAGCAACCGGAATTGAAGATGATTTAAACTCGAATAAAGCAGATAAATTAAAGATCTACCCGAATCCTCTGTTGCACAAGAGTAATGTAGTTTTTCCCAACCAAACCAATCAGAAATACCGGTTGGTGGTTGTGGATGCAAGTGGCCGGGTGGTTCGGATTATTGAAAACATCACAGGAAACAACGTAATTATAAACCGGGAACAATTAAAACCCGGTGTGCATATCATCAACCTTTCGGGTGAGAAAATATACAAGGGAAAGCTGTTGGTGAAATAAGAAGATCAAACAGGTATTTTAGTGAGAGCTTGTCGTAATTCGGCAAGCTCTTTTTCTTCTCAGTCACCAACAAAAGCTTCGTAGTTGGACGCTATGTACCCCTAATACGTATTTTACATCTTCGGATATATATTTTACTATTTATACGATGCTTTTTACATATTTTACCATGTACTTTACTTACTATAAAACGTTTTTTACATCTATAATTATCTTTTTTACTTATTCAGGTAGGTAATTTACATATCGGAATATCTTTCTTACTTAAATTATTAAGTTTTATACATCTTAAAGGATGTATTTTCATTACTACACTATTGATTTTACTATTTATAAGGTTTA is a genomic window containing:
- a CDS encoding PKD domain-containing protein, which produces MKSIFTILLAIAISFPTLAQNKKLTVQKHSTLGVKNIVITEKTYNDLTNPTLNKRKLAKIADKEAGKPKRADDPIARALYERNILKNPLTGQIPLNIKELEKAYVLSSASGLQSRLKTGGLSYINSGPRNVGGRTRALAVDIANENIILAGGITSGMWKSTDNGVSWTRTTKLEDHPSVTSIAQDPNNTAIWYYTTGELIGNSASAGGAPYRGNGLFKSTDNGDNWTSLASTASNTSEIYDAFDYIWNICVDPNNSDVYVATADGIKRSTDGGTTWADAIASDSYYEDIICTPSGIKYASLSADGTTKGIYRSVTGNLNEWEDITPSGFSADYNRVVLAHAPSNTTNDIVYILGETIGAGFQDHSFWKLTYNAAATTPATWVDRSQNLPEGGDGDTDVNGYNSQGSYNMVIKVAPDNENMVFIGGTNLLRSDDAFATKASPLSVGKSTDESKTYWIGGYATENNISQYPNHHPDVHALVFKNDNATLLCGHDGGISITNNYKQTDDTFSETAGDKSMPVDWEFLNNGYLTTQAYTVAVDNDIRTNKVLLSGFQDNGTWLAETSDSDKDWLAWGSGDGSYCSIFNLGTSIYSSSQSGTTYLENNVTDEASYYWTRVDPEGATGQLFINPFVEDANNSEILYYAAGQYIWRNSNIFEIPKLQSNEANINWEKLEISKASGTVSAMESSTFPAHILYYGTSTGKIYKIENSHSKWAKKNDITGTNMPAGNVISIDANPLNANEVLVGFSNYGIESIFSTTDGGTTWTPVSGNLEEINGENNGPSIRSAAYMVSPTDTTYYAGTSTGLYSTTKLEGSSTIWTQQAINQIGTSVVSMIKARRDGFFAVATHGNGVFTADDDFSSAAPVALIGMTKDSIQIGEAVDFMNRSIGDGFTKWEWTFEGAETTTSADEHPRAIVYKTPGVHSVTLTAANAAGSNTQTITSAIIVKTVGAKFTASATNINVDTQITFTDQTVGTPTSWNWSFPGGTPESSTEQNPVVTYSTVGTFDVTLVVHDAEFNDTEIKTGYITVLDADDFDDDLLYNIEGEFENQLTQYIFTGDNDGYITGQTNLKIDQYAEKFEMINPNLNAVKQIKIMPSLLQSNSADPHIIIKIWNGSNEPTNEVYSKSVPFTELVAGEFNDIELDFPVAVDKNFFVGYEVLYEMPIDTFAVAHLPLQADAEWANTAYMHYNNAWEPYNEVFGNNTSLAIKALVGFSDVATGIEDDLNSNKADKLKIYPNPLLHKSNVVFPNQTNQKYRLVVVDASGRVVRIIENITGNNVIINREQLKPGVHIINLSGEKIYKGKLLVK